The Pseudoxanthomonas suwonensis sequence CCTCGTCGCCGGCGATCTGGTGCGGGATGTAGGCGTCCGGATCGAACGACCACAGCAGGTCGTCCAGTTCCTCGGCCTGGGCCTGGTCACGCGCCAGCACCACGGTGAACTGGTTGCCGTCGCAGGCGCGCCGCGCCAGCTCGCAGACCAGCAGCAGCGGCTGGTCCGCGAAGCGCGGCTTGGCGATGAGATAGAAGTCGGCGCGTGGCATAAGCGGCGTCAAAAATGGGGTCAGGTTCATTTTTTTCGATTAAAAAAATGAACCTGACCCCATTTTTGCTCCTTACCTGACCCGGTCCAGCAGCCACTGGCTCAGCAGGCCGACCGGGCGGCCGGTGGCCATCCCGCGCTTGCCCTCGTCGCTGGCCGAGCCGGCGATGTCCAGGTGCGCCCAGCGCTGGCCTTCGGCGAAGCGGGCCAGGAAGCAGCCGGCGGTGATCGCGCCACCCCAGCGGCCGCCGATGTTGTAGACGTCGGCGAAGGTCGACTCCAGCAGGGTCTGGTACTCGTCCCACAGCGGCAGGCGCCAGGCGCGGTCGAACACGTGCTCGCCGGCGGCCAGCAGCTCGTTCGCGAGGTCGTCGTGCCGGCTCATCAGGCCGGAGGCAAACTTGCCCAGCGCGACCATGCACGCGCCCGTAAGCGTAGCCACGTCGACCAGCGCCTGCGGCTCGAAGCGCTGCGCGTAGGTCAGCGCGTCGCACAGGATCAGGCGGCCCTCGGCGTCGGTGTTGCCGACCTCGATGGTCTTGCCGGACATCGAGGTGATCACGTCCGACGGCCGGTAGCTGTTGCCGTCGATCGCGTTCTCCACCGCCGGGGCGATCACCACCAGGTTCAGCGGCAGCTTCATCTTCACCGCGGCGACGAAGGTGCCCAGCACGCTGCCGGCACCGAGCATGTCGTACTTCATCTCCTCGATGCCGCCCTGGGTCTTGAGGTTGACGCCGCCGGTGTCGAAGGTGATGCCCTTGCCGACCAGCACGT is a genomic window containing:
- a CDS encoding DNA polymerase III subunit chi, translating into MPRADFYLIAKPRFADQPLLLVCELARRACDGNQFTVVLARDQAQAEELDDLLWSFDPDAYIPHQIAGDEEDELAPVLIVPPGTEAPPRPLAINLRDAAWTAPCERVLEVVPADPAARGPLRERWKQYQALGYDLNKHDM